The proteins below come from a single Gaiellales bacterium genomic window:
- a CDS encoding EamA family transporter → MPQPATSRVAASFAAIYLVWGSTFLAIRWAVETIPPFPMMALRCLMGGGILLALSRAREPASKWPALRQWMGSGVVGTFFFVCCHGLLAREEQFVPSGISALCLATIPLFVPLLAWGVLGSGRPSVRTALALLAAFAGVALLVAGQGASGGLAATDAGLLLFTAFSWAAGTIASRRLPVPSAPLAAAAAPLLAGGVLLVLLSVVTGQAGDLHPSQVSARSLGGLLYLVLMGTVITFAAYMWLLDHVAPTRVATYAFVNPAVAVLIGWAIADEHVEVATLLATAVIIVAVAVAVTDRSAGTPRERAEAAEPVSAVVD, encoded by the coding sequence ATGCCGCAGCCGGCCACTTCGCGGGTGGCGGCGTCCTTCGCCGCCATCTACCTGGTCTGGGGCTCGACGTTTCTCGCCATCCGCTGGGCCGTCGAGACGATCCCGCCGTTTCCGATGATGGCGCTGCGCTGCCTGATGGGCGGCGGGATCCTGCTCGCGCTGTCGCGGGCGCGCGAGCCTGCGTCCAAGTGGCCGGCGCTCAGGCAATGGATGGGGTCGGGGGTGGTCGGGACGTTCTTCTTCGTCTGCTGCCACGGCCTGCTCGCCCGCGAGGAGCAGTTCGTCCCGTCCGGGATCTCGGCGCTCTGCCTCGCGACCATCCCGCTGTTCGTCCCGCTGCTGGCCTGGGGGGTGCTCGGCTCGGGCCGCCCGTCGGTGCGAACGGCGCTTGCGCTGCTGGCGGCCTTCGCGGGCGTCGCGCTGCTGGTCGCCGGCCAGGGCGCGAGCGGAGGGCTGGCGGCGACCGACGCGGGGCTGCTGCTCTTCACAGCGTTTTCCTGGGCCGCCGGGACGATTGCCAGCCGCAGGCTGCCTGTGCCCAGCGCTCCGCTTGCCGCCGCCGCCGCGCCGCTGCTGGCCGGGGGAGTGCTGCTCGTGCTGCTCTCCGTCGTCACGGGGCAGGCGGGCGACCTGCATCCGTCCCAGGTGAGCGCGCGCTCGCTGGGCGGGCTGCTCTACCTCGTCCTCATGGGCACCGTCATCACCTTCGCGGCCTACATGTGGCTGCTCGACCACGTCGCGCCGACCCGGGTGGCGACCTACGCCTTCGTCAACCCGGCGGTTGCGGTGCTGATCGGCTGGGCGATCGCGGACGAGCACGTCGAGGTGGCGACGCTGCTCGCGACCGCGGTGATCATCGTGGCGGTGGCGGTCGCCGTCACCGACCGGTCGGCGGGCACGCCACGGGAACGGGCCGAGGCCGCCGAGCCGGTCAGCGCGGTCGTGGACTAG
- a CDS encoding PilZ domain-containing protein: protein MDAPASQALASLPGRRGVPATSQDGAQIACDPFQLDGELLRAYLPRLQMAGIDRLTLRFAVGNAPWRAEFELTEAEYHSFEQAIGVLRLVAIEPDGAGRQSARVELRAPGVLTAIFCANAVDGNEYDVRIEDISETGVQLSTELRVEPGDEFAVTTELEGRRVRLEAKAVKGSAGAYGRTTVGARITKVSDSDLLAIRRLAVRGS from the coding sequence GTGGACGCCCCGGCGTCGCAGGCGCTCGCTTCGCTGCCGGGCCGCCGGGGCGTTCCCGCCACCTCGCAGGACGGCGCCCAGATCGCCTGCGATCCGTTCCAGCTCGACGGCGAGCTGCTTCGGGCATACCTGCCACGGCTGCAGATGGCGGGCATCGACCGTCTCACGCTGCGGTTCGCCGTCGGAAACGCCCCGTGGCGTGCGGAGTTCGAGCTGACGGAGGCGGAGTACCACTCGTTCGAGCAGGCGATCGGCGTGCTGCGGCTGGTCGCCATCGAGCCCGACGGTGCCGGGCGGCAGTCGGCCCGGGTGGAGCTGCGCGCCCCGGGCGTGCTGACCGCCATCTTCTGCGCCAACGCGGTGGACGGGAACGAGTATGACGTGCGCATCGAGGACATCTCCGAGACGGGCGTGCAGCTGTCGACCGAGCTGCGCGTGGAGCCGGGTGACGAGTTCGCGGTGACGACCGAGCTCGAGGGGCGCCGCGTTCGCCTGGAGGCAAAGGCGGTCAAGGGGTCCGCAGGCGCGTACGGACGTACGACGGTCGGCGCGAGGATCACGAAGGTCTCGGACTCGGATCTGCTCGCTATCCGCCGGCTCGCCGTCCGCGGCAGCTGA
- the infA gene encoding translation initiation factor IF-1 has protein sequence MPKEETVEVEGEVTEALPNTMFRVQLDTGQSVLGHISGKMRRYYIRILPGDRVKVELSPYDLTRGRITYRFK, from the coding sequence ATGCCGAAGGAGGAGACCGTCGAGGTTGAGGGAGAGGTGACGGAAGCGCTCCCCAACACGATGTTCCGCGTCCAACTCGACACCGGGCAATCCGTGCTCGGCCATATTTCCGGCAAGATGCGGCGGTACTACATCCGCATCCTGCCGGGCGACCGCGTCAAGGTCGAGCTCTCGCCGTACGACCTGACCCGCGGCCGCATCACCTACCGGTTCAAGTAG
- a CDS encoding phosphoribulokinase: MARPIILGVVGDSASGKTTLTRGLVRLLGQEKVSLMCLDDYHRFDRSQRAAMAITPLHPDCNHMDIMAQHLALLRRGEPVLKPVYRHADGSFGPPVRLEPGRFLIVEGLLGYHTDALRDCFDIRVFLDPPESQRRRWKVVRDCSRRGYTTTQVLEEIDRREADSEQFIRPQRHHADMVVRFSPPPGADEGDGTHLDAHLLLRPGLPHPDLSDVVGDDPEQRLSLVGADGDQDLRVPGRLDPSVALELEERIWEHMHFANHLRSERLGEFTVGTDLHRSDSLAISQLLVLYHLVTARAKVALGGADAATRS; this comes from the coding sequence ATGGCGCGACCGATCATCCTGGGCGTCGTGGGGGACTCTGCAAGCGGCAAGACCACGCTGACGCGCGGCCTCGTCCGGCTGCTCGGCCAGGAGAAGGTCTCGCTGATGTGCCTGGACGACTACCACCGGTTCGACCGGTCGCAGCGCGCGGCGATGGCGATCACGCCGCTGCATCCCGACTGCAACCACATGGACATCATGGCCCAGCACCTTGCGCTGCTCCGGCGCGGCGAACCGGTGCTGAAACCGGTCTACCGGCACGCCGATGGCAGCTTCGGGCCGCCGGTGCGGCTGGAGCCGGGCCGTTTCCTGATCGTCGAGGGCCTGCTCGGCTACCACACCGACGCGCTGCGCGACTGCTTCGACATCCGCGTCTTCCTCGACCCGCCCGAGAGCCAGCGGCGCCGGTGGAAGGTCGTGCGCGACTGCTCGCGCCGCGGATACACGACGACGCAGGTGCTGGAGGAGATCGACCGCCGCGAGGCCGATTCGGAGCAGTTCATCCGGCCGCAGCGCCACCACGCGGACATGGTCGTCCGCTTCTCGCCGCCGCCCGGAGCGGACGAGGGCGACGGCACCCACCTGGACGCCCACCTGCTGCTGCGGCCGGGGCTCCCGCATCCCGACCTCTCCGACGTGGTCGGCGACGATCCCGAGCAGCGGCTGTCACTGGTCGGCGCGGACGGTGACCAGGACCTGCGAGTGCCGGGGCGCCTCGACCCGTCCGTCGCCCTGGAGCTCGAGGAGCGGATCTGGGAGCACATGCACTTCGCCAACCACCTGCGGTCGGAACGGCTCGGCGAGTTCACCGTCGGAACCGACCTGCATCGCAGCGACTCGCTCGCGATATCGCAGCTGCTCGTGCTCTACCACCTGGTCACAGCCCGGGCCAAGGTCGCCCTGGGCGGCGCTGACGCCGCTACCCGCTCCTGA
- a CDS encoding DEAD/DEAH box helicase family protein, with protein MTLGITADLEAAAQRASAWCGEPLLHEGEDAALALALGTARRAALDAALAEMDRGLTEPSYTWRRDFSLILGLDRMLSGQPPKLASGTTLRRHQVDALAGQLAALIADLERDDADEDEEDDDESNGNGNGSGNGDDHDADAGFDVAVAHVSTVQEEEQPEVRDDPGARRRYRFKHPTASGKTIAAAGFVDAARTTGVLILTHRRLLVDQFTRDLTKEGYSARMHDAVLRGDPTPKTPPLTVNTYSWFIKHADQLKPDVYGVILCDEAHTALGDKTSAAIRRLSEPVFIGMTATDQLLQKHVSDVFPAEVADLPLAEAVRRGVVAPLRCSRVRPIASLRSVEIVGGDFDQGQLAAALDLDPLNLAAADLYQSRFGDTPGIVYAAGVEHAERVAAAMKAIGMKAAAVSGRTPPRQLAETLAAYERGEINVLVNAMLLAEGWNAPRATVCMHLAPTASRRVYQQRVGRIMRLHRRKEAGIVVDFAEPGAPHTERVITLHSLLDVDAYRPNGLVTPPPPRRRRWRRRPPKPIIKEASWIVPVSDDPEKRIAVIANQWRLVDGSKLPLDEQRAWAVVAARAVTPADAQQLAERIASLQPESRELFLFTCAAENKHRKLRLAALGDLSSQRPSQTTFAMACRLVEAAPTWQQDRGQGARVLLLAMGDGKIEAPADRIVTWTWQLARAARDHEYRYAGSHVTDGRSLLGALAAASGEQAHTEAAARLAQMATAAPLEAGAAILAVASPRRNTMAERMVERARLELSADPQRLAAALGSNIPAPQPKTKQAKRAKAKEKDKGETVSFNGAVVGATPPAIPVQRENGVVVVDVPAGVAVRLRDDADEVVRASLKDEPEVRWKLAGVDGATPMSAQEVRAAASEIEALEIAIGKVLSEPERSDRRARVSVDGAGLVVPLTVDEAQVLLDDAARRVLVQLKGAGVRGRVRVEFEIETGDGTTRDSRPGAVRKLARGETVGASPERRERRRRSRSRRGPKPPGEGGAGAEVEAAPVADLPAERA; from the coding sequence ATGACTTTGGGGATCACGGCCGATCTAGAAGCGGCCGCGCAACGCGCTTCCGCGTGGTGCGGAGAACCGCTTCTGCACGAGGGCGAGGACGCCGCGCTGGCGCTCGCCCTGGGCACCGCTCGCCGTGCCGCGCTCGACGCTGCCCTGGCCGAGATGGATCGCGGCCTGACCGAGCCGAGCTACACCTGGCGCCGGGACTTCTCACTGATCCTCGGGCTCGACCGCATGCTCTCCGGCCAGCCGCCGAAGCTGGCCTCCGGGACGACGCTTCGCCGCCATCAGGTTGACGCGCTGGCCGGGCAGCTGGCCGCCCTGATCGCCGACCTCGAGCGCGACGATGCGGACGAGGACGAGGAGGACGACGACGAGTCCAACGGCAACGGCAATGGGAGCGGCAACGGCGACGACCATGACGCCGATGCCGGCTTCGACGTTGCGGTCGCCCACGTCAGCACCGTCCAGGAGGAGGAGCAGCCGGAGGTGCGCGACGATCCGGGCGCGCGGCGGCGCTACCGGTTCAAGCATCCGACCGCGTCCGGGAAGACGATCGCTGCGGCCGGCTTCGTCGACGCGGCCCGCACGACCGGCGTCCTGATCCTGACGCACCGCCGCCTGCTGGTCGACCAGTTCACGCGCGACCTGACGAAGGAGGGCTACAGCGCGCGGATGCACGATGCGGTGCTGCGGGGCGATCCGACGCCGAAGACGCCGCCGCTGACGGTGAACACCTACTCCTGGTTCATCAAGCACGCGGACCAGCTGAAGCCCGACGTGTACGGCGTGATCCTGTGCGACGAGGCGCACACCGCCCTGGGCGACAAGACCTCCGCCGCCATCCGCCGTCTCTCGGAGCCGGTCTTCATCGGCATGACGGCAACCGACCAGCTGCTGCAGAAGCACGTCAGCGACGTGTTCCCTGCCGAGGTCGCGGACCTGCCGCTGGCCGAGGCCGTCCGCCGCGGCGTGGTCGCGCCGCTTCGCTGCAGCCGCGTGCGCCCGATCGCGTCGCTGCGATCCGTCGAGATCGTCGGCGGCGACTTCGATCAGGGCCAGCTGGCCGCCGCCCTCGACCTCGATCCGCTCAACCTCGCGGCCGCCGACCTCTACCAGAGCCGGTTCGGCGACACGCCGGGAATCGTCTATGCAGCCGGCGTCGAGCACGCTGAGCGCGTCGCGGCTGCGATGAAGGCGATCGGGATGAAGGCTGCGGCGGTGTCCGGCCGGACGCCGCCCCGCCAGCTGGCCGAGACGCTCGCGGCGTACGAGCGCGGCGAGATCAACGTGCTGGTCAATGCGATGCTGCTCGCGGAGGGCTGGAACGCGCCTCGCGCGACCGTCTGCATGCACCTGGCTCCCACCGCCAGCCGCCGCGTGTACCAGCAGCGCGTCGGCCGGATCATGCGCCTCCACCGGCGCAAGGAGGCCGGCATCGTCGTCGACTTCGCCGAGCCCGGCGCGCCGCACACCGAGCGCGTGATCACCCTGCATTCGCTGCTCGACGTGGACGCGTACCGCCCCAACGGCCTGGTCACCCCGCCTCCTCCGCGCAGGCGCCGGTGGCGCCGCCGCCCGCCCAAGCCGATCATCAAGGAAGCGTCGTGGATCGTCCCGGTGTCCGACGATCCCGAGAAGCGGATCGCGGTGATCGCCAACCAGTGGCGGCTGGTCGACGGCTCGAAGCTCCCGCTCGACGAGCAGCGCGCATGGGCGGTCGTGGCCGCCCGCGCCGTCACGCCGGCGGACGCCCAGCAGCTGGCCGAGCGGATCGCGTCGCTGCAGCCGGAGTCAAGGGAGCTGTTCCTCTTCACCTGTGCCGCCGAAAACAAGCACCGCAAGCTCCGGCTCGCCGCGCTGGGCGACCTGTCCTCGCAGCGGCCGAGTCAGACGACGTTCGCGATGGCGTGCCGCCTGGTGGAGGCGGCGCCCACGTGGCAGCAGGACCGTGGCCAGGGCGCCCGCGTGCTGCTGCTGGCGATGGGCGACGGCAAGATCGAGGCGCCGGCCGACCGCATCGTCACGTGGACGTGGCAGCTGGCGCGCGCCGCCCGCGACCACGAGTACCGCTATGCCGGCTCGCACGTGACGGACGGCCGCAGCCTGCTCGGCGCGCTCGCCGCCGCGTCCGGGGAGCAGGCCCACACGGAAGCCGCCGCCCGTCTGGCGCAGATGGCGACGGCGGCCCCGCTCGAAGCCGGAGCCGCGATCCTCGCCGTCGCCTCGCCCCGGCGCAACACGATGGCCGAGCGCATGGTCGAGCGGGCTCGCCTGGAGCTCTCGGCCGATCCCCAGCGCCTCGCCGCCGCGCTCGGGTCGAACATCCCGGCACCGCAGCCCAAGACGAAGCAGGCCAAGCGGGCGAAGGCGAAGGAGAAGGACAAGGGCGAGACCGTCTCGTTCAACGGTGCGGTCGTCGGCGCGACCCCGCCCGCCATCCCCGTGCAGCGTGAGAACGGCGTGGTGGTCGTCGATGTGCCGGCCGGCGTGGCCGTGCGGCTGCGTGACGATGCCGACGAGGTGGTGCGCGCATCGCTCAAGGACGAGCCGGAGGTGCGCTGGAAGCTGGCCGGTGTCGACGGTGCGACGCCGATGAGCGCGCAGGAGGTGCGGGCCGCCGCATCCGAGATCGAGGCGCTCGAGATCGCGATCGGCAAGGTGCTGAGCGAGCCGGAGCGCAGCGACCGCCGAGCCAGGGTGTCGGTCGACGGCGCCGGGCTCGTTGTGCCCTTGACGGTGGACGAGGCGCAGGTGCTGCTCGACGACGCCGCGCGCCGGGTGCTGGTGCAGCTGAAGGGTGCCGGCGTGCGCGGCCGCGTGCGAGTGGAGTTCGAGATCGAGACCGGCGACGGCACGACCCGCGACTCGCGGCCCGGGGCGGTGCGGAAGCTGGCGCGGGGTGAGACGGTGGGGGCGTCGCCGGAGCGGCGCGAGCGGCGGCGCCGGTCGCGGTCCCGGCGAGGCCCCAAGCCGCCCGGTGAGGGCGGCGCGGGAGCCGAGGTCGAGGCCGCTCCGGTGGCCGACCTGCCCGCCGAACGGGCCTGA
- a CDS encoding LysR family transcriptional regulator, with the protein MTFGQLATFVAVARAGSVRGAAAALVVTEPAVSAAVAALQRDLGVELVARQGRGIALTPAGETLARYAAELLGLRDQALREIRGARALRLAAVTTAAEHVVPPLLKAFRGEQPAIEITLEVGNRAQVFELLARRQVDLAIGGRPPAGAGITGAPFLDYRLVVVAAADHPVRDPADETWLLRERGSGTRATVEAFLEDAGIAPRSTMTLGSNGAVKQAAAVGLGVTLLSTHAAGPELASGALVRVQMAGAPLRRSWYVLEREGGPVLPEAAVFRAFCRSREAKAAVLAAVRPPA; encoded by the coding sequence ATGACGTTCGGGCAGCTCGCAACGTTTGTCGCGGTCGCGCGCGCCGGCTCGGTGCGCGGCGCGGCCGCCGCACTGGTCGTGACCGAGCCGGCCGTCTCGGCCGCGGTGGCCGCGCTGCAGCGAGACCTCGGTGTCGAGCTCGTCGCCCGGCAGGGCCGGGGCATCGCGCTGACCCCAGCGGGCGAGACGCTCGCCCGCTACGCCGCCGAGCTGCTCGGCCTGCGCGACCAGGCGCTGCGCGAGATCCGCGGGGCGCGGGCGCTGCGGCTTGCGGCTGTGACGACGGCCGCCGAGCACGTCGTCCCGCCGCTCCTGAAGGCCTTCCGCGGAGAGCAGCCGGCGATCGAGATCACGCTGGAGGTGGGCAACCGCGCACAGGTGTTCGAGCTGCTGGCGCGACGTCAGGTCGACCTCGCAATCGGCGGCAGGCCGCCCGCCGGCGCGGGGATCACCGGAGCGCCCTTCCTCGACTACCGGCTGGTGGTGGTGGCGGCCGCCGACCACCCGGTGCGCGATCCCGCGGACGAGACGTGGCTGCTGCGGGAGCGCGGGTCGGGAACGCGCGCGACGGTCGAGGCATTCCTCGAGGACGCCGGGATCGCGCCTCGCTCGACGATGACGCTCGGCTCGAACGGCGCCGTCAAGCAGGCGGCCGCCGTCGGGCTCGGCGTCACGCTGCTCTCGACCCATGCCGCGGGCCCCGAGCTCGCATCCGGCGCGCTCGTCCGGGTGCAGATGGCGGGCGCGCCGCTTCGCCGCTCGTGGTACGTGCTCGAGCGCGAGGGAGGTCCGGTGCTTCCCGAGGCAGCCGTGTTCCGCGCGTTCTGCCGCTCGCGCGAGGCCAAGGCGGCGGTGCTCGCGGCCGTCCGCCCGCCCGCGTAG
- a CDS encoding cold-shock protein, with translation MATGTVKWFSQAKGYGFISPDDGGNDVFVHFSNISGSGFRNLDEGQKVEYEAQEGRKGLEATNVTVVS, from the coding sequence ATGGCTACTGGCACCGTGAAGTGGTTCTCGCAGGCGAAGGGCTACGGGTTCATCAGCCCCGACGACGGCGGGAACGACGTGTTCGTCCACTTCTCGAACATCTCCGGCTCCGGGTTCCGCAACCTGGACGAGGGGCAGAAGGTCGAGTACGAAGCCCAGGAGGGACGCAAGGGTCTCGAGGCCACCAACGTCACGGTGGTCAGTTAA
- the pruA gene encoding L-glutamate gamma-semialdehyde dehydrogenase, with protein sequence MSTGIFTLPSPYNEPVRDYAPGSPDRASLKKRLAELDGQQIEIPMIIGGKEVRTGQTANAVKPHATSHVLAEYHKGGGEQVEQAIAAARDAHREWSNTPWEERAAVFLRAADLLTGPWRDTMNAATMLGQSKTVYQAEIDAACELADFWRFNPTYMRRIMEEQPRSSPGVWNRMEYRPLEGFVFAVAPFNFTAIAGNLSTAPALMGNTVVLKPASTAVYSTYFLMKLLEAAGLPPGVINMVLGSGAEIGDAALRSPELAGIHFTGSTAVFQSMWKSVGDNIASYHGYPRIVGETGGKDFIVAHPSADAQAVATAVLRGAFEYQGQKCSAASRIYAPSNLWPEIRQTLETEVPTIRMGPVEDFRNFMGAVIDRNAFRTQEEAINQVKQSEQAEIVVGGDVDDSEGYFVAPTVVATTDPNFDLMERELFGPVVTAYVYDEKRFDDTLDVVNETSPYALTGAVFATERPAIEKAHERLIHAAGNFYVNDKPTGAVVGQQPFGGSRASGTNDKAGSMWNLIRWTSPRTIKETFVAATDYRYPFMAEE encoded by the coding sequence ATGAGCACAGGCATCTTCACCCTCCCCAGTCCGTACAACGAACCGGTCCGGGACTACGCGCCCGGATCACCCGACCGCGCCAGCCTGAAGAAGCGGCTGGCGGAGCTGGACGGCCAGCAGATCGAGATCCCGATGATCATCGGCGGCAAGGAGGTGCGCACCGGGCAGACCGCGAACGCGGTCAAGCCTCACGCCACGTCGCACGTCCTCGCCGAGTACCACAAGGGCGGCGGCGAGCAGGTCGAGCAGGCCATCGCCGCAGCACGCGACGCGCACCGCGAGTGGTCGAACACGCCCTGGGAGGAGCGCGCGGCCGTGTTCCTCCGCGCGGCCGACCTCCTGACGGGGCCGTGGCGGGACACGATGAACGCCGCCACGATGCTCGGCCAATCGAAGACCGTCTACCAGGCCGAGATCGACGCCGCGTGCGAGCTCGCCGACTTCTGGCGCTTCAACCCGACCTACATGCGCCGCATCATGGAGGAGCAGCCGCGCTCGTCGCCGGGCGTCTGGAACCGCATGGAGTACCGGCCGCTCGAGGGCTTCGTGTTCGCCGTCGCGCCGTTCAACTTCACCGCGATCGCGGGCAACCTCTCGACCGCACCGGCGCTGATGGGCAACACCGTGGTGCTGAAGCCGGCGTCGACCGCCGTGTACTCGACGTACTTCCTGATGAAGCTGCTCGAGGCGGCCGGCCTGCCGCCCGGTGTGATCAACATGGTGCTCGGGTCGGGCGCCGAGATCGGCGACGCCGCGCTGCGCTCGCCGGAGCTGGCGGGCATCCACTTCACCGGCTCGACCGCGGTGTTCCAGTCGATGTGGAAGTCCGTCGGTGACAACATCGCGAGCTATCACGGCTACCCTCGCATCGTCGGCGAGACGGGCGGCAAGGACTTCATCGTCGCGCATCCGTCCGCCGACGCGCAGGCCGTCGCCACCGCCGTCCTGCGCGGGGCGTTCGAGTACCAGGGGCAGAAGTGCTCGGCGGCCTCGCGGATCTACGCGCCGAGCAACCTGTGGCCGGAGATCAGGCAGACGCTCGAGACCGAGGTGCCGACGATCCGCATGGGGCCGGTGGAGGACTTCCGGAACTTCATGGGAGCCGTCATCGACAGGAACGCCTTCCGCACGCAGGAGGAGGCGATCAACCAGGTCAAGCAATCCGAGCAGGCGGAGATCGTCGTCGGCGGGGACGTCGACGACAGCGAGGGCTACTTCGTCGCGCCGACCGTCGTGGCCACGACCGACCCGAACTTCGACCTGATGGAGCGCGAGCTGTTCGGCCCGGTCGTGACGGCGTACGTGTATGACGAGAAGCGGTTCGACGACACGCTGGACGTCGTCAACGAGACGTCGCCCTACGCGCTCACCGGCGCGGTGTTCGCGACCGAGCGGCCGGCGATCGAGAAGGCCCACGAGCGCCTGATCCATGCCGCCGGCAACTTCTACGTCAACGACAAGCCGACCGGCGCGGTGGTCGGGCAGCAGCCGTTCGGCGGCTCGCGCGCGTCCGGCACGAACGACAAGGCCGGGTCGATGTGGAACCTGATCCGGTGGACGAGCCCGCGGACGATCAAGGAGACGTTCGTGGCGGCGACGGACTACCGGTATCCGTTCATGGCCGAGGAGTAG
- a CDS encoding CBS domain-containing protein gives MTYQRPREDYVSSTMATRLLTIEPSAMLQDAAHRMADRRVGAILVTDGASLVGILTERDVLRAVGRGTIEGTVEQWMTRDPITVGPEATNGEAAMMMIHGGFRHVPVCDDGRLVGIVSIRDLLTLPNESPKGV, from the coding sequence ATGACGTATCAGCGGCCGCGCGAGGACTATGTCTCCAGCACGATGGCGACGCGGCTGCTCACCATCGAGCCGAGCGCCATGCTCCAGGACGCGGCCCACCGCATGGCCGACCGGCGCGTGGGGGCGATCCTCGTCACCGACGGCGCCTCCCTGGTCGGGATCCTCACCGAGCGCGACGTGCTGCGCGCCGTCGGGCGGGGAACGATCGAGGGCACCGTCGAGCAGTGGATGACGCGCGATCCGATCACCGTCGGGCCCGAGGCGACCAACGGCGAGGCCGCGATGATGATGATCCACGGCGGCTTCCGGCACGTCCCCGTCTGCGACGACGGGCGGCTGGTCGGGATCGTGTCGATCCGCGACCTGCTGACGCTGCCGAACGAGTCGCCGAAGGGCGTGTAG
- a CDS encoding bifunctional precorrin-2 dehydrogenase/sirohydrochlorin ferrochelatase, with amino-acid sequence MPAQAYRGKPCVCQHRLEFCDQRCVADMLSTTFYMACLKLTGRRCLVVGAGSVGLEKVEGLLACDARVHVIAPDVSAPLQQLADAGDIELSVRRYQPGDLEGHFLAIAATSDTDVNVAIFEEAERRAMLCNVVDVPPLCSFILPAIVRTGPIAIAISTAGSSPALAKRMKREIGELFGTEYAELAELLNDARGWAKATLPTYDERKTFFEGIVNGDPDPVELLRAGDRRAVEQLIASRQAALAAQA; translated from the coding sequence ATGCCCGCTCAGGCCTACCGTGGAAAGCCGTGCGTCTGCCAGCACCGCCTCGAGTTCTGCGACCAGCGCTGCGTTGCGGACATGCTCTCGACCACCTTCTACATGGCCTGCCTGAAGCTGACGGGACGCCGCTGCCTGGTGGTCGGGGCGGGGTCCGTGGGGCTCGAGAAGGTGGAGGGACTGCTCGCCTGCGACGCGCGGGTGCACGTGATCGCGCCCGACGTGAGCGCGCCGCTCCAGCAGCTGGCCGATGCCGGCGACATCGAGCTGAGCGTTCGCCGATACCAGCCGGGTGACCTGGAGGGGCACTTCCTGGCGATCGCGGCGACGAGCGACACGGACGTCAACGTGGCGATCTTCGAGGAGGCGGAGCGCCGCGCAATGCTGTGCAACGTGGTCGACGTCCCGCCGCTCTGCAGCTTCATCCTCCCGGCCATCGTCCGCACGGGCCCGATCGCGATCGCCATCTCGACCGCGGGTTCGAGCCCGGCACTGGCGAAGCGGATGAAGCGCGAGATCGGCGAGCTCTTCGGCACGGAGTACGCCGAGCTGGCCGAGCTGCTGAACGACGCGCGGGGATGGGCCAAGGCGACGCTGCCGACCTACGACGAGCGCAAGACGTTCTTCGAGGGCATCGTCAACGGTGACCCCGATCCCGTCGAGCTGCTCCGCGCCGGCGACCGCCGGGCCGTGGAGCAGCTGATCGCAAGCCGCCAGGCAGCGCTCGCCGCACAGGCCTGA